A section of the Carya illinoinensis cultivar Pawnee chromosome 12, C.illinoinensisPawnee_v1, whole genome shotgun sequence genome encodes:
- the LOC122289106 gene encoding AT-hook motif nuclear-localized protein 23-like, translated as MAGLDLGPSPSRYMHHLQRADFNHQRQQQQHHQQHQQNDSDDDNNQGGQYSGDHQDDGHHQGLELVAGNSAGPGDIVARRPRGRPPGSKNKPKPPVIITRESANTLRAHILEVGSGCDVFDCIATYARRRQRGICILSGSGTVTNVVLRQPAGAGAVVTLHGRFEILSLSGSFLPPPAPPGATSLTIFLAGGQGQVVGGSVVGELTAAGPVIVIAASFTNVAYERLPLDEEEQLQIQQPASQDSGGGGGSGGVGNNPFPDPSVGFPFLNMPLNMPPNVQLPVDGNWAGNSSARGPF; from the coding sequence ATGGCTGGTTTGGATTTAGGCCCTTCCCCATCTCGCTATATGCACCACCTTCAAAGGGCGGACTTTAACCACCAGAGGCAACAACAGCAGCATCATCAACAACATCAACAGAATGATTCCGACGACGACAACAACCAGGGCGGACAGTACTCCGGGGATCACCAGGACGATGGTCACCATCAGGGCCTCGAGCTGGTGGCCGGCAACTCAGCGGGACCTGGCGACATCGTGGCTCGGCGACCCCGAGGCCGACCCCCAGGGTCCAAGAACAAGCCCAAACCACCGGTCATAATCACCCGTGAGAGCGCAAACACGCTCAGAGCACATATTCTTGAGGTCGGAAGTGGCTGCGATGTTTTCGACTgtatcgccacctacgcgcgcCGTCGACAGCGCGGGATCTGTATTCTAAGTGGCAGCGGGACCGTCACCAATGTTGTCCTCAGGCAGCCAGCTGGGGCAGGAGCCGTAGTCACGCTTCATGGGAGGTTTGAGATACTCTCGCTCTCTGGATCTTTCCTGCCACCGCCGGCCCCACCTGGCGCTACTAGCCTGACAATATTCTTAGCCGGTGGGCAGGGCCAGGTGGTGGGAGGTAGTGTGGTGGGGGAGTTGACCGCAGCCGGGCCAGTCATCGTCATAGCGGCGTCGTTTACTAACGTTGCATACGAAAGGTTGCCGCTGGACGAGGAGGAGCAGCTCCAAATTCAGCAGCCTGCATCGCAGGATTCGGGTGGTGGCGGTGGTAGCGGAGGTGTGGGGAACAATCCATTTCCGGACCCGTCTGTGGGATTTCCTTTCTTGAATATGCCGCTTAATATGCCGCCGAATGTTCAGTTACCAGTTGATGGAAATTGGGCGGGGAATTCATCTGCACGAGGTCCGTTCTGA